The Commensalibacter nepenthis genome has a window encoding:
- the hslV gene encoding ATP-dependent protease subunit HslV, with product MQNHISSSHDPIQWHGTTILCVRRDGQVTMAGDGQVTLGHTVVKGNAKKVRRIGAGGTILAGFAGATADAFTLLERLEKKLERYPNQLERACVELAQDWRTDRYLRRLEAMLLVADKHHSYTLTGNGDVLEPEDGVVAIGSGGNYALAAARALLGVEGLTSEETARRAMAIAGEICIYTNSSLTIETLSAEG from the coding sequence ATGCAAAATCATATTTCATCTTCACATGATCCGATACAATGGCATGGGACAACAATTTTATGTGTACGACGTGATGGTCAGGTAACAATGGCTGGTGATGGTCAAGTCACATTGGGTCACACTGTTGTAAAAGGAAATGCCAAAAAAGTCAGAAGAATAGGGGCAGGTGGTACTATTCTTGCTGGTTTTGCAGGGGCAACTGCGGATGCATTTACTTTACTAGAAAGATTAGAAAAGAAATTAGAACGTTATCCAAATCAATTGGAACGTGCTTGCGTAGAGTTGGCTCAAGATTGGCGTACGGATCGTTATCTTCGTAGATTGGAAGCCATGCTATTGGTTGCCGACAAACATCATTCCTATACATTAACAGGGAATGGTGACGTTCTAGAGCCAGAAGACGGTGTCGTTGCGATTGGTTCAGGTGGCAATTATGCGCTGGCTGCTGCCCGTGCTTTGTTAGGGGTTGAAGGATTAACATCCGAAGAAACAGCACGTCGTGCCATGGCGATTGCTGGTGAAATTTGTATTTATACAAATTCTTCCCTTACCATAGAGACATTGTCAGCTGAAGGTTAA
- a CDS encoding response regulator transcription factor, whose translation MAIEQIDKKLILVVEDDSVLRPLLVELLSDMEFEVIVAEDGQTALSLLQNLNNNKSNIDLLLTDIGLPGMNGSDLAKMARKMWPDLSILFITGYSHGVGKLPADDNIKLITKPFSLGVFTKRVEELVARE comes from the coding sequence ATGGCAATAGAACAAATTGATAAGAAATTAATCTTAGTTGTAGAAGATGATTCTGTTTTGCGTCCATTGTTGGTCGAATTATTAAGTGATATGGAGTTTGAAGTCATTGTTGCAGAAGATGGTCAAACAGCATTGTCTTTGTTACAAAATTTAAATAACAATAAAAGTAATATAGATTTATTGCTTACTGATATTGGTCTTCCTGGTATGAATGGTAGTGATTTGGCAAAAATGGCGCGTAAAATGTGGCCAGATTTATCAATATTATTTATTACTGGTTACTCTCATGGGGTTGGAAAGCTGCCGGCTGATGATAATATAAAGCTGATTACAAAACCTTTTTCTTTGGGTGTTTTCACAAAGAGAGTTGAAGAGCTCGTCGCAAGAGAATAA
- a CDS encoding ATP-binding response regulator, with product MDALPAILVVDDDPKILQEIKQMLEDQFCVYITQSPHCALDMIKRGTHFSAILYNYCMPEMYGNVFFARVRNITVATRILLSSKDRTDFLISALNQGGISFFIPKPLVPFEVKEIVHRAVARSQYRRQLRHEQILLKGLLDHLPYGLAFKDEQGKFTKMNELAAIRRGLTVQECLGKTEEEIEPSFKPQELSAFKERLQKEERFVATLEVPSADIHHSSQWFLITRLLLGRVKGEIAHSSVIMELDITEQKMLEAKLQHAEKLQALGTMAGSIAHDFNNLLTTMMGSLELSEQLLMQDQLQEKQIVSIKRLLVNTLAAAQKGAVLTERLLSFSRRKKLSLQEVDVAKQVKENYELLSQTLSMRHASRLKGDKNAEIKESIYLDVRCQIPMGVCVKTDPSQLELAVMNLCINSADAMPHGGKIMVILHKESITESVTYNHQLGCGEYVVITVKDEGDGMSPETIAHIFEPFFTTKEAGWGTGLGLAMVYGFAQQSGGDVMVKSQVGIGTAISIYLPILPN from the coding sequence ATGGATGCGCTTCCGGCCATTTTGGTTGTGGATGATGACCCTAAAATTCTGCAAGAGATCAAGCAGATGTTAGAGGATCAGTTTTGCGTATATATTACACAATCTCCACATTGTGCATTGGATATGATTAAAAGAGGGACTCATTTCTCTGCTATCTTATATAATTATTGCATGCCTGAAATGTATGGAAACGTGTTTTTTGCGCGTGTAAGAAATATCACAGTTGCAACGCGTATCCTTTTATCCTCTAAAGATCGAACTGACTTTCTTATTTCAGCTTTGAATCAAGGAGGGATATCTTTTTTTATTCCAAAACCGCTTGTTCCTTTCGAAGTCAAAGAAATCGTACATCGTGCGGTTGCACGCTCTCAATATCGTCGACAATTACGGCACGAACAGATTTTGCTAAAAGGGTTATTGGATCATTTGCCTTATGGATTGGCGTTTAAAGATGAGCAAGGCAAATTCACAAAAATGAACGAATTGGCAGCGATAAGAAGAGGCTTAACCGTTCAAGAATGTTTAGGAAAAACCGAAGAAGAAATAGAGCCTTCATTTAAACCCCAAGAGTTGTCGGCGTTTAAAGAGCGGTTACAAAAAGAAGAACGCTTTGTTGCAACATTAGAGGTGCCGTCTGCTGATATTCACCATTCTTCGCAATGGTTTTTAATTACGCGGTTGTTATTGGGCAGAGTCAAAGGTGAGATTGCGCATTCTTCTGTTATTATGGAACTAGATATTACCGAGCAAAAAATGCTGGAAGCCAAGTTGCAACATGCTGAAAAATTACAAGCCTTGGGAACCATGGCGGGCAGTATTGCTCATGATTTTAATAATCTTTTGACAACAATGATGGGGTCGCTAGAGCTATCAGAACAATTATTAATGCAAGATCAGTTGCAAGAAAAGCAAATTGTCTCAATCAAACGATTATTGGTAAATACCCTGGCAGCGGCACAGAAAGGTGCTGTTCTTACGGAAAGATTGTTGAGTTTTAGTCGTCGCAAGAAGTTGTCTTTGCAAGAAGTCGATGTGGCGAAACAGGTAAAAGAAAATTATGAACTTTTATCGCAAACATTATCGATGCGTCATGCTTCTCGATTAAAAGGAGATAAAAACGCTGAAATTAAAGAAAGTATTTATCTAGATGTTCGGTGTCAGATTCCAATGGGGGTTTGCGTTAAAACAGACCCGTCACAACTCGAGCTGGCAGTGATGAATTTATGTATTAACTCTGCTGATGCCATGCCACATGGTGGCAAAATTATGGTAATATTACACAAAGAATCTATTACAGAGTCTGTAACCTATAATCATCAACTTGGGTGCGGAGAGTATGTGGTAATCACAGTAAAAGATGAAGGTGATGGCATGTCACCAGAAACGATTGCGCATATTTTTGAACCTTTTTTTACAACAAAAGAAGCAGGATGGGGAACAGGTTTGGGGCTAGCAATGGTTTATGGATTTGCTCAACAATCTGGCGGTGATGTGATGGTGAAAAGTCAAGTTGGTATTGGAACTGCAATTAGTATCTATTTACCGATCTTGCCAAATTAA
- a CDS encoding cell division ATP-binding protein FtsE has protein sequence MIQLDGVSLNYKNDITLLDNVDLHIPQGGFCWLTGPSGVGKSTLLRLLHLEKKPNAGLVTILDTPTNHARRSTICRLKQRIGIVYQDFRLIPNLTVFDNIALPLRLQNINENTVQRSNARILEWIGLEHKKYTYPKTLSGGEQQRVAIARAVIHRPDLLLADEPTNALDEYQVKRLMDLFYDLNDLGCTIIMATHNDALIRQFPATRLKLENGQLWISDAV, from the coding sequence ATGATTCAACTTGATGGCGTCAGTTTAAACTATAAAAACGATATTACTTTGTTGGATAATGTTGATTTACATATTCCTCAGGGGGGTTTCTGCTGGCTGACAGGTCCATCAGGGGTTGGAAAATCGACCTTGCTACGGTTGTTGCACCTTGAAAAAAAACCAAATGCAGGTCTGGTAACAATTTTGGACACGCCCACTAATCATGCACGCAGATCAACAATCTGTCGGTTAAAGCAACGCATCGGGATAGTCTATCAAGATTTTAGACTTATTCCGAATTTAACGGTTTTTGATAATATCGCACTGCCTCTACGCTTACAAAATATCAATGAAAATACTGTCCAACGTTCAAATGCGCGCATATTAGAATGGATTGGGCTAGAACATAAAAAATACACCTATCCCAAAACGTTATCAGGGGGCGAACAGCAACGCGTTGCGATTGCGCGGGCTGTCATCCATAGACCTGATTTATTGCTTGCTGACGAACCCACAAACGCTTTGGATGAGTACCAAGTCAAGCGTCTTATGGATCTGTTTTATGATTTGAATGATTTAGGGTGCACAATTATCATGGCAACCCACAATGACGCATTAATTCGCCAATTTCCTGCGACACGTTTGAAATTGGAAAATGGACAATTATGGATCAGTGATGCTGTTTAA
- a CDS encoding cell division protein FtsX, giving the protein MLFKYKTSDGLKLHRALPGQFLIPLVAAMTFLAALSIAGAYASQQLAKRWSAGAASTIILQIPMPNEALSLSSSDQIPPQPALAAKTKIQSILALLSTSKELNSFHQMTDKEIDELLAPWLHETIQSFALPIPAIIELHLKHDPPLSPKLEQTLKQTVPDISIEQSNFWNQRLNALANSLQTSAFLSLIIVISVAATVIALSTKTGLMQCKQTIEILHNLGASDAYISFRFANRSAFLASVGGTIGSLFSVPLLLFLTYLCLPFSSDPNWQALSNASWFYFLITTPFQLFGLFILLPICNYLIGWMTTTMIVYFWLRRLT; this is encoded by the coding sequence ATGCTGTTTAAATATAAAACATCAGATGGCTTAAAGCTGCACCGTGCATTGCCAGGTCAATTTTTAATTCCCCTAGTTGCGGCAATGACTTTCCTTGCGGCTTTATCGATCGCTGGGGCATATGCCAGCCAACAGCTTGCCAAAAGATGGAGTGCTGGAGCAGCATCGACGATTATTTTACAAATACCAATGCCAAATGAGGCATTATCTTTATCTTCTAGCGATCAAATACCCCCACAACCCGCACTCGCAGCAAAGACGAAAATACAAAGCATTCTTGCATTATTATCAACCTCTAAAGAACTTAATTCATTTCATCAAATGACTGACAAAGAAATTGATGAATTACTCGCCCCTTGGTTACACGAAACTATTCAATCATTTGCTTTGCCTATTCCAGCAATTATTGAACTGCATTTAAAACATGATCCCCCGCTATCACCCAAATTGGAACAAACTTTAAAACAAACTGTTCCTGATATTTCAATCGAGCAAAGTAATTTTTGGAACCAACGATTAAATGCTTTGGCTAACAGTTTACAAACAAGTGCTTTTTTATCCTTAATCATTGTTATTTCAGTCGCAGCAACGGTCATTGCATTATCGACCAAAACTGGATTGATGCAATGTAAACAAACCATTGAAATTCTGCATAATCTTGGCGCATCAGATGCTTATATTTCTTTTCGATTTGCAAATAGAAGTGCTTTTTTGGCGAGTGTTGGTGGAACAATAGGCAGCCTTTTCTCTGTTCCTTTATTGTTATTTTTAACCTATCTATGTTTACCTTTTAGCAGTGATCCCAATTGGCAAGCCCTATCCAATGCCAGTTGGTTTTATTTTCTAATCACAACACCTTTTCAACTTTTTGGGCTTTTTATTCTACTGCCAATATGCAATTATTTGATCGGATGGATGACCACTACTATGATCGTTTACTTTTGGCTAAGGCGTTTAACGTAA
- a CDS encoding YdcF family protein gives MDKPRLQSKWIIVWGIVGIFLVWGFGFIVFVIDTLTYNPSIPNAQGIVVLTGGAKRIENAIKLLQSNHGKYLLISGVPPTTHLDDIERILPFSLTQHDRDHITLGHNATSTMGNAIETAAWAHYYHLDSLIIVTSSYHIRRAIVEMQSLLENVKLYPYVARNDKKETLSHLHSMRLLFLEYNKFLAAYTGLIHTTRPKEDFLKNTP, from the coding sequence ATGGATAAGCCACGCTTGCAATCAAAATGGATTATTGTATGGGGAATCGTAGGAATTTTTCTTGTCTGGGGCTTTGGTTTTATTGTTTTTGTGATTGATACATTGACGTATAATCCTTCTATCCCCAATGCACAAGGAATCGTTGTCTTAACTGGTGGGGCAAAACGCATTGAAAACGCAATTAAATTATTACAATCCAACCATGGCAAATATTTATTAATATCTGGGGTACCCCCCACGACCCATCTGGATGATATAGAGAGAATCCTGCCGTTCTCTTTAACGCAACATGACCGCGATCACATTACATTGGGACATAATGCGACCTCTACGATGGGGAATGCAATTGAAACCGCAGCTTGGGCGCATTATTACCATCTCGATTCTCTTATTATTGTAACCTCTAGCTATCATATTCGCCGTGCAATCGTAGAAATGCAAAGTTTATTAGAAAATGTTAAACTATATCCTTATGTTGCTCGCAATGATAAAAAAGAAACTTTATCTCACCTACACTCTATGAGATTACTATTTCTTGAATATAATAAATTTCTTGCTGCCTATACAGGTCTGATACATACAACACGTCCCAAAGAAGATTTCTTGAAAAATACTCCATAA
- a CDS encoding lysophospholipid acyltransferase family protein codes for MILIRSFLFSIYFITLTIFMGIIAFAIRFIAKRHALVYAQLWTRLSLGGLEKICKISTQIIGRENLPQDKSFLIASQHQSAFDTFIWMNLLDRPAYIMKRELTRIPLVGPMLLLSGMIPLDRQGGVKALKNLIQDCQKAVNDFRQIIIFPEGTRTAVGEKVKLHAGTVAIANQLNLKIVPVSLDSGYCWPRNSFFKYPGTIHIVIHPAITDTSNRKETLAAIERSWSRLESQ; via the coding sequence ATGATTTTAATTCGTTCTTTTCTTTTTTCTATCTATTTTATCACATTAACCATTTTCATGGGCATTATTGCTTTTGCTATTCGTTTTATAGCAAAGAGACATGCGTTGGTGTATGCTCAATTATGGACACGCCTTTCTTTGGGCGGACTGGAAAAAATCTGTAAGATTTCCACTCAAATTATAGGTCGAGAAAACCTTCCCCAGGACAAATCCTTTTTGATCGCCTCTCAACATCAATCAGCATTTGATACATTTATATGGATGAATCTGCTAGACCGCCCCGCATATATTATGAAAAGAGAACTCACTCGTATTCCTTTGGTGGGTCCGATGTTATTGTTATCGGGAATGATCCCGCTGGATCGACAAGGTGGCGTCAAGGCTTTAAAAAACTTAATCCAAGATTGCCAAAAAGCTGTTAATGATTTCAGACAAATCATCATCTTTCCAGAAGGAACCCGCACCGCCGTTGGTGAAAAAGTAAAACTACACGCAGGCACCGTTGCAATCGCAAACCAATTAAATTTAAAAATTGTTCCTGTCAGTCTTGACTCAGGTTATTGCTGGCCAAGAAATTCATTTTTTAAATATCCAGGAACAATCCACATTGTCATTCATCCCGCCATTACCGATACAAGCAATCGTAAAGAAACGTTGGCTGCTATTGAACGCAGTTGGTCTAGGTTGGAATCGCAGTGA
- a CDS encoding DUF2125 domain-containing protein, giving the protein MKFQPATVSKWTIWPQVMIDYPTIQKDISSPSPPILWQARQANISYSLLHPSSISIHLDGEQLICTFDNSNQCFQIHSTTWNIYTPILGKSSQSSFSLQCDDIFYTSPSLSSEIIQSLQFKNLRSQLHWNVQTTPQESLAFLTLDIQEITATITNLPSQKLQNTHIQAALVQESNHLYKLLVQNADLSWNHLSINSTGKFYLPLPQILPTGELSLYLNGINQAIYEQLSFLKCCAKLQQELSQTSLPSQIHLTLLIRDGVLYLGAIPLHANWYNDLKMLIDHYTK; this is encoded by the coding sequence TTGAAGTTTCAGCCTGCCACTGTCTCTAAATGGACAATATGGCCACAAGTAATGATTGATTATCCAACGATACAAAAAGATATTTCCTCCCCTTCGCCACCAATTCTTTGGCAAGCCAGACAAGCAAATATTTCATATTCTTTATTACATCCTTCAAGCATTTCAATCCATCTTGATGGAGAACAGCTTATTTGCACCTTTGATAATTCAAACCAATGTTTTCAAATTCATAGTACGACTTGGAATATCTATACACCTATCTTAGGAAAGAGTTCACAAAGTTCATTTTCCTTACAATGTGATGACATCTTTTACACCAGCCCCTCATTATCCTCAGAAATAATTCAATCTCTACAATTTAAAAATTTACGATCCCAGTTGCATTGGAATGTTCAAACGACACCTCAAGAAAGTCTGGCTTTCTTAACACTTGATATTCAAGAAATTACTGCAACTATTACCAACTTACCCTCACAAAAACTGCAAAATACGCATATTCAAGCAGCACTTGTTCAAGAATCCAATCATTTATACAAATTACTTGTTCAAAATGCTGATTTAAGTTGGAATCATTTATCCATCAATTCCACAGGAAAATTCTATTTACCCTTACCTCAAATCCTTCCAACGGGGGAGTTATCACTTTATTTAAATGGCATTAATCAAGCAATTTACGAACAATTATCCTTTTTAAAATGTTGTGCTAAATTACAACAAGAACTCTCCCAAACTTCACTCCCATCACAAATTCATTTAACACTCTTGATTCGTGATGGTGTGTTGTATCTGGGAGCCATTCCTTTACATGCAAATTGGTATAATGATCTAAAGATGCTCATCGACCATTATACAAAATGA
- the gloB gene encoding hydroxyacylglutathione hydrolase: MSIIIEPISFYESNYAWLMIDEKSKKAIVVDPGDANPVLKFLQERDLSLQAILITHFHDDHIGGIAALKDKYHCKIYAPLKEVSKIPNVDRTVQDGDVISLDGIDDIRVIETPGHTLGSICYYIPDLKVIFTGDTLFSMGCGRLFEGSPQQMYHSLAKLVNLPEDTLVYCAHEYTADNGRFATSVISENIALKNRVEKVKQLRSQYLPTLPISLLEEKKTNPFLLAKNVDEFTMFRKAKDHFV; the protein is encoded by the coding sequence ATGTCTATTATTATTGAACCCATTTCTTTCTATGAGTCAAATTATGCATGGTTGATGATTGATGAAAAGAGCAAAAAAGCAATTGTTGTTGATCCAGGCGATGCAAATCCTGTTTTAAAATTTTTGCAAGAGCGAGATTTATCGTTACAAGCGATTTTAATTACCCATTTTCACGACGATCATATTGGCGGCATTGCGGCGTTAAAAGATAAGTACCACTGTAAAATATATGCCCCTTTGAAAGAGGTCAGTAAAATACCAAATGTCGATCGAACGGTCCAAGACGGAGACGTTATTTCTTTGGATGGGATAGATGACATTCGGGTTATAGAAACCCCCGGTCACACACTGGGTTCAATTTGTTATTATATTCCTGATTTAAAAGTGATATTCACAGGTGATACATTATTTAGTATGGGATGTGGACGCTTATTCGAGGGAAGCCCTCAACAAATGTATCATAGTCTGGCAAAGTTGGTGAATTTACCAGAGGATACTTTGGTATATTGTGCGCATGAATATACTGCTGATAATGGACGTTTTGCGACCTCAGTGATCTCTGAAAACATAGCGTTGAAAAATAGGGTAGAGAAGGTAAAACAACTCAGATCTCAATATTTGCCTACATTACCCATCTCGCTGTTGGAAGAAAAGAAAACGAATCCCTTTTTATTGGCAAAAAATGTTGATGAATTTACGATGTTTCGTAAGGCAAAAGATCATTTTGTATAA